A region from the Variovorax paradoxus genome encodes:
- a CDS encoding acetyl-CoA carboxylase biotin carboxylase subunit has protein sequence MFKKILIANRGEIACRVAATARRMAIRTVAVYSDADAHANHVRACDESVHLGGSAPKDSYLRWEKILEAAKATGAEAVHPGYGFLSENEEFAQACADAGLVFIGPPPSAIKAMGLKAESKQLMEKAGVPLVPGYHGHDQNPQLLQREADRIGYPVLIKASAGGGGKGMRAVDRAEDFAAALASCQREAINSFGDDAVLIEKYVQRPRHIEIQVFGDTHGNYVYLFERDCSVQRRHQKVLEEAPAPGMTEAMRKQMGEAAVAAARAVNYVGAGTVEFIVEQREGGEMNFFFMEMNTRLQVEHPVTEAITALDLVEWQLRVASGEALPAKQAELQIHGHAIEARICAENPDNNFLPATGSLRVYRKPQATAFQRSRVRIDDGVREGGEISPFYDSMIAKLIVHGSTRAEALARLDAALAQVQIVGVSTNVQFLRGILATESFSKANLDTALIERERAVLFDREALGLPLAAAAAITRTLITERPVGAPDPFERRDGWRSHGEYRRHFDFEFRGAEQTALLTYRRDGSLWLEAGGVQGPLVVGQFPTGEFEVEFAGTRQTLDVHLDGATAHVFASKGATKITAIDRLAHAGDTHAEVGRLTAPMPGKVVSFAVKAGDKVSRGQPLAVMEAMKMEHTIAAPADGTVEELMFSPGEQVAEGEELLRMAAVAA, from the coding sequence ATGTTTAAAAAGATCCTGATCGCCAATCGCGGTGAAATCGCCTGCCGCGTTGCGGCCACTGCCCGCCGCATGGCGATCCGCACCGTGGCCGTGTATTCCGACGCCGACGCGCATGCCAACCACGTGCGCGCCTGCGACGAGTCGGTGCACCTCGGCGGCAGCGCGCCCAAGGACAGCTACCTGCGCTGGGAAAAGATCCTCGAAGCGGCCAAGGCCACGGGCGCCGAGGCCGTGCATCCGGGCTACGGCTTCCTGAGTGAGAACGAGGAGTTCGCGCAGGCCTGCGCCGACGCGGGCCTGGTCTTCATCGGCCCGCCGCCTTCGGCCATCAAGGCGATGGGCCTCAAGGCCGAGTCGAAGCAGCTGATGGAAAAGGCCGGCGTGCCGCTGGTGCCGGGATACCACGGCCACGACCAGAACCCGCAGCTGCTGCAGCGCGAGGCCGACCGCATCGGCTATCCGGTGCTCATCAAGGCCAGCGCGGGCGGCGGCGGCAAGGGCATGCGCGCGGTCGACAGGGCCGAGGACTTTGCCGCGGCGCTCGCCTCGTGCCAGCGCGAAGCGATCAACAGCTTCGGCGACGATGCGGTGCTGATCGAGAAATACGTGCAGCGGCCGCGCCACATCGAGATCCAGGTGTTCGGCGACACGCACGGCAACTACGTCTACCTGTTCGAGCGCGACTGCTCGGTGCAGCGCCGCCACCAGAAGGTGCTCGAAGAGGCGCCCGCGCCCGGCATGACCGAAGCGATGCGCAAGCAGATGGGCGAGGCGGCGGTGGCTGCGGCGCGCGCGGTGAACTACGTGGGTGCGGGAACGGTGGAGTTCATCGTCGAGCAGCGCGAAGGCGGCGAAATGAACTTTTTCTTCATGGAGATGAACACACGGCTGCAGGTGGAGCATCCCGTGACCGAAGCCATCACGGCCCTCGATCTCGTCGAATGGCAACTGCGCGTGGCCTCGGGCGAGGCGCTGCCCGCGAAGCAGGCGGAACTGCAAATCCACGGCCACGCGATCGAGGCGCGCATCTGTGCCGAGAATCCCGACAACAACTTCCTGCCTGCGACAGGCAGCTTGCGCGTCTACCGCAAGCCGCAGGCCACCGCATTCCAGCGCAGCCGCGTGCGCATCGACGATGGCGTGCGCGAGGGCGGCGAGATCTCGCCCTTCTACGACTCGATGATCGCCAAGCTGATCGTGCACGGCAGCACGCGCGCCGAGGCGCTGGCGCGGCTCGACGCGGCGCTGGCGCAGGTGCAGATCGTGGGCGTATCGACCAACGTGCAGTTCCTGCGCGGCATCCTCGCGACCGAATCATTCTCGAAAGCCAACCTCGACACCGCGCTGATCGAGCGCGAGCGCGCCGTGCTGTTCGACCGCGAGGCACTGGGCCTGCCGCTGGCCGCGGCCGCCGCCATCACGCGCACGCTGATCACCGAGCGGCCGGTTGGCGCGCCCGATCCGTTCGAGCGGCGCGACGGCTGGCGCTCGCATGGCGAGTACCGGCGCCACTTCGACTTCGAATTTCGCGGCGCCGAGCAGACGGCGCTGCTGACCTACAGGCGCGACGGCAGCCTGTGGCTCGAAGCCGGCGGCGTGCAGGGTCCGCTGGTCGTGGGCCAGTTCCCGACGGGCGAGTTCGAGGTCGAATTCGCCGGCACGCGGCAGACGCTCGATGTGCACCTGGACGGCGCCACGGCCCATGTTTTCGCCTCGAAGGGCGCCACGAAGATCACGGCGATCGACCGCCTGGCCCATGCCGGCGACACCCACGCCGAAGTCGGCCGGCTCACGGCGCCGATGCCCGGCAAGGTCGTCTCTTTCGCGGTCAAGGCCGGCGACAAGGTCAGCCGCGGTCAGCCGCTGGCGGTGATGGAGGCCATGAAGATGGAGCACACCATTGCCGCGCCGGCCGACGGCACGGTGGAAGAACTGATGTTCTCGCCCGGCGAGCAGGTGGCCGAGGGCGAAGAGCTGCTGCGAATGGCTGCGGTGGCGGCCTGA
- a CDS encoding DUF4126 domain-containing protein has protein sequence MNALDMPQLLALAAAIGWASGVRLYLVVLLTGLAGYFGWVPLPSGLQLLAHPVVIAASGFMVFIEFFADKIPGLDSLWDVVHTAIRIPAGAALAASVFGSDHGAMAIVAALVGGGFAATAHAAKATTRAAINTSPEPFSNVGASLVEDTMVPTGLWLAVAHPLVFLVLFVLVLVLSVWLIRKSWRFLRALFTRVARIFSGRPDPGVTPAFQLKKNPPGDTPNV, from the coding sequence ATGAACGCACTCGACATGCCCCAGCTGCTCGCGCTGGCCGCGGCCATCGGCTGGGCCAGCGGGGTGCGGCTGTACCTGGTCGTGCTGCTGACCGGGCTGGCCGGCTACTTCGGCTGGGTGCCGCTGCCTAGCGGGCTGCAGCTGCTGGCGCATCCGGTGGTCATCGCGGCCAGCGGCTTCATGGTGTTCATCGAGTTCTTCGCCGACAAGATCCCCGGCCTCGATTCGCTGTGGGACGTGGTGCATACGGCCATCCGCATTCCCGCCGGCGCGGCGCTCGCGGCCAGCGTGTTCGGCTCCGACCACGGTGCGATGGCCATCGTGGCCGCGCTCGTGGGCGGCGGCTTTGCGGCCACCGCGCATGCGGCCAAGGCCACGACGCGTGCGGCCATCAACACATCGCCCGAGCCGTTCTCGAACGTGGGCGCGTCGCTGGTCGAGGACACGATGGTGCCAACCGGGCTGTGGCTCGCGGTGGCGCATCCGCTGGTCTTCCTGGTGCTGTTCGTCCTGGTACTGGTGCTCAGCGTGTGGCTCATCCGCAAGAGCTGGCGTTTTCTCAGGGCGCTGTTCACCCGCGTGGCCCGCATCTTCAGCGGCCGGCCCGATCCGGGCGTCACGCCCGCGTTTCAACTGAAAAAGAATCCTCCGGGAGACACTCCGAATGTTTAA
- a CDS encoding Bug family tripartite tricarboxylate transporter substrate binding protein — MQTTKNATTTVAVASRRRFISIGAAAGLAGAAPWALAQEGYPKQPIKLIVPFAAGSGTDAVARITAQMLGEALKASVIVDNKAGANGVIGAEAVAKAPPDGYTLFMTTNTTHSANPSLMKSLPYDPVKDFAPVSRMGNLPFMLVVNNDLPVKSAAELLAWGRAHPGKLTYASGNSTGIVSGATLSRMSGVPMLHVPYKSTPPAIADLIGGQVSMMVVDLAAGLATVKAGKMRAIAVTTQERTKLFPELPPLADTPELKGFDITSWNGVFAPAGTPRDVVLKLNKVLSEMANGTAFRERVAKLGFDAFGSTPEELGAFTVAELAKWKKLIQAAGIQPE; from the coding sequence ATGCAGACGACGAAGAACGCGACAACCACGGTCGCGGTGGCAAGCCGCCGCCGTTTCATTTCCATCGGCGCCGCCGCGGGCCTGGCCGGCGCGGCGCCCTGGGCCCTTGCACAGGAGGGCTACCCGAAGCAGCCGATCAAGCTGATCGTGCCCTTCGCGGCCGGCAGCGGCACCGATGCGGTGGCGCGCATCACGGCGCAGATGCTGGGCGAGGCGCTCAAGGCTTCGGTCATCGTCGACAACAAGGCGGGCGCCAACGGCGTCATCGGCGCGGAAGCGGTGGCCAAAGCGCCGCCCGACGGCTACACGCTCTTCATGACCACCAACACCACGCATTCGGCCAACCCGAGCCTGATGAAGTCGCTGCCCTACGACCCGGTGAAGGACTTCGCGCCCGTGAGCCGCATGGGCAACCTGCCGTTCATGCTGGTGGTGAACAACGACCTGCCCGTGAAGAGCGCGGCCGAGCTGCTGGCCTGGGGCCGCGCGCATCCGGGCAAGCTCACCTATGCGAGCGGCAACAGCACCGGCATCGTGAGCGGCGCCACGCTCTCGCGCATGAGCGGCGTGCCGATGCTGCACGTGCCCTACAAGAGCACGCCGCCGGCCATTGCCGACCTGATCGGCGGGCAGGTGTCGATGATGGTGGTCGACCTCGCCGCAGGGCTTGCCACGGTGAAGGCCGGCAAGATGCGCGCGATTGCGGTCACCACGCAGGAGCGCACCAAGCTGTTTCCGGAACTGCCACCGCTGGCCGATACGCCGGAACTCAAGGGCTTCGACATCACCTCGTGGAACGGCGTGTTCGCGCCGGCCGGCACGCCGCGCGATGTGGTGCTGAAGCTCAACAAGGTGCTGTCGGAGATGGCGAACGGCACGGCCTTCCGCGAGCGGGTGGCCAAGCTGGGCTTCGATGCCTTCGGCAGCACGCCGGAGGAGCTGGGCGCGTTCACGGTGGCGGAACTGGCCAAGTGGAAGAAGCTGATCCAGGCCGCGGGGATTCAACCGGAATGA
- a CDS encoding enoyl-CoA hydratase/isomerase family protein produces the protein MTFTKLKLETQGTVARIWLDQPDARNAFDDIVIAELTQAFIETGAQPQVKAIVLGANGPAFCAGANLNWMRRMADYTRDENIADAGKLAAMLRTIAECPKPTIARVQGDVYAGGMGLVAACDMAVSVDTAWYCLSEVKIGLVPATISPYVLRAMGTRASQRYFLTAERFTAAEAYRIGFVHEVVAADALDAKVDELLKALTSASPAAVRACKQLIADVDGREIDDALIAKTVEGIADIRASEEGREGVQAFLQKRKPSWLGH, from the coding sequence ATGACCTTCACCAAACTGAAACTCGAAACACAGGGCACCGTCGCGCGCATCTGGCTCGACCAGCCCGACGCGCGCAATGCCTTCGACGACATCGTCATCGCCGAGCTGACGCAGGCCTTCATCGAAACTGGTGCTCAGCCGCAGGTCAAAGCCATCGTGCTCGGCGCCAACGGCCCGGCCTTCTGCGCAGGCGCCAACCTCAACTGGATGCGCCGCATGGCCGACTACACGCGCGACGAGAACATCGCCGACGCGGGCAAGCTGGCCGCCATGCTGCGCACCATTGCCGAATGCCCCAAGCCCACCATCGCGCGCGTGCAGGGCGATGTATATGCGGGCGGCATGGGGCTGGTCGCGGCCTGCGACATGGCGGTGAGCGTGGACACCGCGTGGTATTGCCTGAGCGAGGTCAAGATCGGCCTCGTGCCCGCGACCATCAGCCCGTACGTGCTGCGTGCCATGGGCACGCGCGCCTCGCAGCGCTACTTCCTCACGGCGGAGCGCTTCACGGCCGCCGAGGCGTACCGCATCGGCTTCGTGCATGAAGTGGTGGCGGCCGATGCGCTCGATGCCAAGGTCGACGAGCTGCTGAAGGCGCTCACCAGCGCCAGCCCGGCCGCGGTGCGTGCCTGCAAGCAACTGATCGCCGACGTGGACGGCCGCGAGATCGACGACGCGCTGATCGCGAAGACGGTCGAAGGCATTGCCGACATCCGAGCCAGCGAAGAAGGCCGCGAGGGCGTGCAGGCCTTCCTTCAGAAGCGCAAGCCGTCCTGGCTGGGCCACTGA
- a CDS encoding IclR family transcriptional regulator, producing the protein MVVKTAFRVIEIVELFAREKQPLALSEMARLLEMPVSSCLGLIRTLEEQGYMYETGRRQGYYPTGRLLAMAQIIAAHDPVLDRVRPALEELRDGARETVLFGKFRDPSTVVYLEVLSAPQSIRYSAESGETRPAYANSMGRALLSTLAPEARRKLLAATALAPLTDATLTTPDAIEQELERSPARGWYGNLGESIPDLVGLAWPLRIGGEAYAISVAGPRYRLEPRIDEVAAMLRSACLAIEHKG; encoded by the coding sequence ATGGTTGTGAAAACTGCTTTTCGCGTGATCGAGATCGTCGAGCTCTTCGCCCGGGAGAAGCAGCCGCTCGCGCTGTCCGAAATGGCGCGGCTGCTCGAGATGCCGGTGTCCAGCTGCCTCGGCCTGATCCGCACGCTCGAAGAGCAGGGCTACATGTACGAGACCGGCCGCCGCCAGGGCTACTACCCCACCGGCCGGCTGCTGGCGATGGCGCAGATCATCGCGGCGCACGACCCGGTGCTCGACCGCGTGCGGCCCGCGCTCGAAGAGCTGCGCGACGGCGCGCGCGAAACCGTGCTGTTCGGCAAGTTCCGCGACCCGAGCACTGTCGTCTACCTGGAAGTGCTGAGTGCGCCGCAGAGCATTCGCTATTCCGCCGAGTCGGGCGAAACCCGCCCGGCCTATGCCAATTCGATGGGCCGCGCGCTGCTTTCCACGCTTGCGCCCGAGGCGCGCCGCAAGCTGCTGGCAGCCACTGCGCTGGCACCGCTGACCGACGCCACGCTGACCACGCCCGATGCCATCGAGCAGGAGCTCGAACGCTCGCCCGCGCGCGGCTGGTACGGCAACCTCGGCGAGAGCATTCCCGATCTCGTCGGCCTCGCGTGGCCGCTGCGCATCGGCGGCGAGGCCTATGCCATCTCGGTGGCGGGCCCGCGCTACCGGCTGGAGCCGCGCATCGACGAGGTGGCCGCCATGCTGCGCTCGGCCTGCCTGGCCATCGAACACAAAGGCTGA
- a CDS encoding 2-hydroxyacid dehydrogenase, translating to MKIIVSLTDNRPEPWIEGLRAELPDARIEAWKPGAAQADHAVVWAPPQQLLDEQPELRGLFNIGAGVDALLKLRVPAHTRIVRLDDAGMSVQMAEYVCHTLIRHFREFDVYEADAREGRWSYRKPKLRRDFPVGIMGLGVLGERVAKAVAQFEFPVLGWSRSTKAIDGVKVFSGEAQFDEFLSSTRVLVNLLPLTEATRGILNRNTLGKLRPGGYLISIARGAHLVEDDLIPMLDAGELAGATLDVFQVEPLPAGHAFWRHPKITVTPHGSARTLREESIAQIAGKIRAMEQGLPVSGVVDPVRGY from the coding sequence ATGAAAATCATCGTCTCCCTGACCGACAACCGCCCCGAACCCTGGATCGAGGGCCTCCGGGCCGAACTGCCCGATGCACGGATCGAGGCCTGGAAGCCGGGCGCCGCCCAGGCCGACCACGCGGTGGTGTGGGCGCCGCCTCAGCAGCTGCTCGACGAGCAGCCCGAGCTGCGCGGCCTGTTCAACATCGGCGCGGGCGTCGATGCGCTGCTCAAGCTGCGCGTGCCGGCGCACACGCGCATCGTGCGGCTCGACGATGCCGGCATGTCGGTGCAGATGGCCGAGTACGTGTGCCACACGCTGATCCGCCACTTCCGCGAATTCGACGTCTACGAGGCCGATGCGCGCGAAGGCCGCTGGAGCTACCGCAAGCCGAAGCTGCGGCGCGACTTTCCGGTCGGCATCATGGGCCTGGGCGTGCTCGGCGAGCGCGTGGCCAAGGCCGTGGCGCAGTTCGAGTTTCCGGTGCTGGGCTGGAGCCGTTCGACCAAGGCCATCGACGGCGTGAAGGTGTTCAGCGGCGAGGCGCAGTTCGACGAGTTCCTGTCGTCCACGCGCGTGCTCGTGAACCTGCTGCCGCTGACCGAAGCCACGCGCGGCATCCTCAACCGCAACACGCTCGGCAAGCTGCGGCCGGGCGGCTATCTCATCAGCATTGCGCGCGGCGCGCACCTGGTGGAAGACGACCTGATCCCGATGCTCGATGCCGGCGAACTGGCCGGTGCCACGCTCGACGTGTTCCAGGTCGAGCCGCTGCCGGCCGGCCACGCCTTCTGGCGCCACCCGAAGATCACCGTCACGCCGCACGGCTCGGCGCGCACGCTGCGCGAGGAATCCATCGCCCAGATCGCCGGGAAGATCCGCGCGATGGAACAGGGCCTGCCGGTCAGCGGCGTGGTCGATCCGGTCCGGGGCTACTGA
- a CDS encoding EthD family reductase: MIKVSVMYPYTEGARFDHAYYRDKHMPLLKARMGDACRSYTIDKGLAGGAPGTPPTYVGMCHVFCDSAEAFQAAFGPHAKEILGDIKNYTDIAPVMQISEVVVG, encoded by the coding sequence ATGATCAAAGTCAGCGTGATGTACCCCTACACCGAAGGCGCGCGGTTCGACCACGCCTACTACCGCGACAAGCACATGCCGCTCCTGAAGGCGCGCATGGGCGACGCGTGCAGGTCGTACACCATCGACAAGGGGCTGGCAGGCGGCGCGCCGGGCACACCGCCGACCTATGTCGGCATGTGCCACGTGTTCTGCGACTCGGCCGAAGCCTTCCAGGCGGCGTTCGGCCCGCATGCCAAGGAGATCCTGGGCGACATCAAGAACTACACCGACATCGCGCCTGTGATGCAGATCAGCGAAGTGGTGGTGGGCTGA
- a CDS encoding AMP-binding protein has translation MNMTAALDKSYAQGATDIPLIEQTIGDFFDEMAAKQPDREALVSRHEGRRFTYRELQAESNKLASALLKLGLAPGDRVGIWSHNNAPWVLMQIATAKAGLILVNINPAYRTSELEYALNKVGCKALVTMAKFKTSDYLGMLRELGPKRLPQLLHTFWIDKPGESGEQPGMQRFSQLLASGDAADPRVAATQKTLTATDPINIQFTSGTTGFPKGATLTHRNILNNGFFIGECMKLTPADRLCIPVPLYHCFGMVLGNLACLTHGSAIVYPNDGFDPLTVLETVQAEKCTGLHGVPTMFIAELDHPRFKEFDLSTLRTGIMAGSPCPTEVMKRVVNEMHLGEITIAYGMTETSPVSCQSSTDTPLDKRVSTVGTVQPHLEIKIIDPETGAIVPRGSSGEFCTRGYSVMHGYWEDEPRTREAIDAEHWMHTGDLATMDAEGYVNIVGRIKDLVIRGGENIYPREIEEFLYRHPKVQDVQVVGLPDKKYGEELCAWIIVKPGQAATEDEIRDFCKGQIAHYKVPRYIRFVTEFPMTVTGKIQKFKIREAMAEQLGLQQEKTA, from the coding sequence ATGAACATGACTGCTGCGCTGGACAAGAGCTACGCCCAAGGCGCCACCGACATCCCCCTCATCGAGCAAACCATCGGCGATTTCTTCGACGAGATGGCCGCGAAGCAGCCCGACCGCGAGGCGCTCGTCAGCCGTCACGAAGGCAGGCGCTTCACCTACCGCGAACTGCAGGCCGAGTCCAACAAGCTCGCGAGCGCATTGCTGAAGCTGGGGCTCGCACCCGGCGACCGCGTGGGCATCTGGTCGCACAACAACGCGCCCTGGGTGCTGATGCAGATCGCGACGGCCAAGGCCGGCCTGATCCTCGTCAACATCAACCCGGCCTACCGCACCTCCGAGCTCGAATACGCGCTCAACAAGGTCGGCTGCAAGGCGCTGGTGACGATGGCGAAGTTCAAGACCAGCGACTACCTGGGCATGCTGCGCGAACTCGGGCCCAAGCGCCTGCCGCAGCTGCTTCATACCTTCTGGATCGACAAGCCCGGCGAGAGCGGCGAGCAGCCCGGCATGCAGCGCTTCAGCCAGCTGCTCGCAAGCGGCGATGCGGCCGACCCGCGCGTGGCCGCCACGCAGAAGACGCTCACGGCCACCGACCCGATCAACATCCAGTTCACCAGCGGCACCACGGGCTTTCCCAAGGGCGCGACGCTCACGCACCGCAACATCCTGAACAACGGCTTCTTCATCGGCGAGTGCATGAAGCTCACGCCCGCCGACAGGCTCTGCATTCCGGTGCCGCTCTACCACTGCTTCGGCATGGTGCTGGGCAACCTCGCCTGCCTCACGCATGGCTCGGCCATCGTGTATCCGAACGACGGCTTCGATCCGCTCACCGTGCTCGAGACCGTGCAGGCCGAGAAGTGCACCGGCCTGCATGGCGTGCCCACGATGTTCATTGCCGAGCTGGACCATCCGCGCTTCAAGGAGTTCGACCTGTCCACGCTGCGCACCGGCATCATGGCCGGCTCGCCGTGCCCGACCGAGGTGATGAAGCGCGTGGTGAATGAAATGCACCTGGGCGAAATCACCATCGCCTACGGCATGACCGAAACCAGCCCCGTGAGCTGCCAGAGCAGCACCGACACGCCGCTCGACAAGCGCGTGTCCACCGTGGGCACGGTGCAGCCGCACCTGGAGATCAAGATCATCGACCCCGAGACCGGCGCCATCGTGCCGCGCGGCAGCTCCGGCGAGTTCTGCACGCGCGGCTACTCGGTGATGCACGGCTACTGGGAAGACGAGCCCAGGACCCGCGAGGCCATCGATGCCGAGCACTGGATGCACACCGGCGACCTGGCGACCATGGACGCCGAGGGCTACGTCAACATCGTCGGCCGCATCAAGGACCTCGTGATCCGCGGCGGCGAGAACATCTACCCGCGCGAGATCGAAGAGTTCCTGTATCGCCATCCGAAGGTGCAGGACGTGCAGGTGGTCGGCCTGCCCGACAAAAAGTACGGCGAGGAGCTGTGCGCATGGATCATCGTCAAGCCCGGCCAGGCTGCGACCGAAGACGAGATCCGCGATTTCTGCAAGGGCCAGATCGCGCACTACAAGGTGCCGAGGTACATCCGCTTCGTCACCGAGTTTCCGATGACGGTGACCGGCAAGATCCAGAAATTCAAGATCCGCGAAGCGATGGCCGAGCAGCTCGGCCTCCAGCAAGAAAAGACAGCATGA
- a CDS encoding cupin domain-containing protein, whose amino-acid sequence MTSARYFVRESDITGYHPANHTGTLNKRLIGPETVGAKQLEVLVGHIQKGKGALPHAHPGIEQVCYMLEGRAVAEVGGQRQELHPGDSCFFPADAMHTFTVVSDEPVRVLVIYSPPYEESPERVIRP is encoded by the coding sequence ATGACCTCCGCACGCTACTTCGTCCGCGAAAGCGACATCACTGGCTATCACCCGGCCAACCACACGGGCACGCTCAACAAGCGCCTGATCGGCCCCGAGACCGTGGGCGCGAAGCAGCTCGAAGTGCTGGTCGGCCACATCCAGAAAGGCAAGGGCGCGCTGCCGCATGCGCACCCGGGCATCGAGCAGGTCTGCTACATGCTCGAAGGCCGCGCGGTCGCCGAGGTGGGCGGCCAGCGGCAGGAACTGCACCCGGGCGACAGCTGCTTTTTCCCGGCCGATGCAATGCACACCTTCACGGTGGTCAGCGACGAGCCGGTGCGCGTGCTGGTGATCTACAGCCCGCCGTACGAGGAATCGCCGGAGCGCGTGATCCGGCCCTGA
- a CDS encoding carboxyl transferase domain-containing protein — MSQLETKLNARSADFQANAAAMRALVDDLHKQFAKVEQGGGEAARAKHTARGKLLPRDRVAELLDPGTPFLEIAPLAAHAMYLDAKGAESAPGAGLIAGIGRVNGVDCMIVCNDATVKGGTYYPMTVKKHLRAQEIAEQNRLPCIYLVDSGGANLPNQDEVFPDRDHFGRIFYNQANMSAQGIAQIAVVMGSCTAGGAYVPAMSDESIIVKNQGTIFLGGPPLVKAATGEVVTAEDLGGGDVHTRLSGVVDHLAQNDLHALALARSAVANLNAKAAAQPAAGASAVRPPEFPREELYGVIPTDTRKPFDVREIIARVVDGSEFHEFKARFGATLVCGFAEIEGMPVGIIANNGILFSESAQKGAHFIELCCHRKTPLVFLQNITGFMVGRKYENEGIARHGAKMVTAVATANVPKFTIIIGGSFGAGNYGMCGRAYSPRFLWMWPNARISVMGGEQAASVLATVKRDGIELKGGSWSKEEEEAFKAPIRQQYEDQGHPYYATARLWDDGIIDPADTRRVLALGLAAARNAPIPEPKFGIFRM, encoded by the coding sequence ATGAGCCAACTCGAAACCAAACTCAACGCCCGCTCGGCCGACTTCCAAGCCAATGCCGCCGCGATGCGCGCGCTGGTCGACGACCTGCACAAGCAGTTCGCCAAGGTGGAGCAGGGCGGCGGCGAGGCCGCGCGCGCCAAGCACACCGCGCGCGGCAAGCTGCTGCCGCGCGACCGCGTGGCCGAACTGCTCGACCCCGGCACGCCGTTCCTCGAGATCGCGCCGCTGGCCGCGCATGCGATGTACCTCGATGCCAAGGGCGCAGAGTCCGCACCCGGCGCGGGCCTCATCGCCGGCATCGGCCGCGTGAACGGCGTCGACTGCATGATCGTCTGCAACGACGCGACGGTGAAGGGCGGCACCTACTACCCGATGACGGTCAAGAAGCACCTGCGCGCGCAGGAGATCGCCGAGCAGAACCGCCTGCCCTGCATCTACCTGGTCGACTCGGGCGGAGCCAACCTGCCGAACCAGGACGAGGTGTTCCCCGACCGCGACCACTTCGGCCGCATCTTCTACAACCAGGCCAACATGAGCGCCCAGGGCATTGCGCAGATCGCGGTGGTCATGGGCTCGTGCACGGCCGGCGGCGCCTACGTGCCGGCGATGAGCGACGAGTCGATCATCGTGAAGAACCAGGGCACCATCTTCCTGGGCGGCCCGCCGCTCGTGAAGGCCGCGACCGGCGAGGTCGTGACGGCCGAGGATCTGGGCGGCGGCGACGTGCACACGCGGCTCTCGGGCGTGGTGGACCACCTGGCGCAAAACGACCTGCATGCGCTCGCGCTCGCGCGCTCGGCGGTAGCCAATCTCAATGCGAAGGCCGCGGCGCAGCCGGCGGCGGGGGCAAGTGCAGTGCGCCCACCCGAGTTCCCGCGCGAAGAGCTCTACGGCGTGATCCCGACCGACACGCGCAAGCCCTTCGATGTGCGCGAGATCATTGCGCGCGTTGTCGACGGCAGCGAGTTCCACGAGTTCAAGGCCCGCTTCGGCGCCACGCTGGTCTGCGGCTTTGCCGAGATCGAGGGCATGCCGGTGGGCATCATCGCCAACAACGGCATCCTGTTTTCCGAGTCGGCGCAGAAGGGCGCGCACTTCATCGAGCTGTGCTGCCATCGCAAGACGCCGCTGGTGTTCCTGCAGAACATCACGGGCTTCATGGTGGGCCGCAAGTACGAGAACGAAGGCATCGCGCGCCACGGCGCCAAGATGGTGACGGCCGTGGCCACCGCCAACGTACCCAAGTTCACGATCATCATCGGCGGCAGCTTCGGCGCCGGCAACTACGGCATGTGCGGCCGTGCGTACTCACCGCGCTTCCTCTGGATGTGGCCGAACGCGCGCATCAGCGTGATGGGCGGCGAGCAGGCCGCGAGCGTGCTGGCCACGGTGAAGCGCGATGGCATCGAGCTGAAGGGTGGCAGCTGGAGCAAGGAAGAGGAAGAAGCCTTCAAGGCGCCGATCCGCCAGCAGTACGAAGACCAGGGCCACCCCTACTACGCGACGGCACGGTTGTGGGACGACGGCATCATCGATCCGGCGGATACGCGGCGGGTGCTGGCGCTGGGCCTTGCTGCCGCACGCAATGCGCCCATCCCAGAGCCGAAGTTCGGCATCTTCCGGATGTAG